The genomic interval TTTATTATACATTGCGCAGGGATCTTGAATCCCGTGCTATGCAGAGTTGGACCCAGAAATGGTGGGTCCAGTACGCGGACCAATTTACCCTCGTTTCAAGTATCGTTGTTATTAACGAACTCAGCGATGGAACGAGTGAGAAAACGCAAGACAGAATTAACTTGGTTAAAGACCTTGAAATGCTGTCTGTCACCACAGAGATTGACCAGATTGCACAAACCTACATTGATAGATTGATAATGCCTCAAGATATGTTTGGTGACGCACATCATGTGGCCCTTGCCTCGTTTTATAATGTAGATGCTCTTCTAACGTGGAATTATAAACATATTGCGAACCTTAACAAAATTTATCGCATCCGGCAGATAAACCAAGAACTTGACTTACCGACACCGGAATTGGCGACACCCCTCAATTATTTAGGAGTTGACGACTAAAATGGCAGACTATGAAATTGACGAAATTCGCAGAATTCGACGGGAAATCTCAGCAAGGTTTGACCACGATGCCCACAAGCTCGGGGAGTACTATCGGAAATTAGAGGAAGAATACCGGAAGTCTGGCAAATATAAATTTGTGGATCCACCGGATGAGAAACCAGAAGCTGCGAAATCGGATGACGAGAAAGCTGCAGATTGAGTAGCGAATTTCCTATTTCCGAAATAAATCCAAACGAAACTAAGATGTCAAAACTTTTAGATGGACTAAACCCATTCCAACGAGAAGCTGTTACGCACACAATAGGTCCCCCAGGACTTACGCAAAATCCATTTTTATGGAAGCGTTGTACTGCCATCGGAAATTTAGACCATACTCTAAACCAACTATAGTTTGGACAATATTATGAATTACTAAAGTTTGGACAATTCATATCAGATTTAGGTTGAATTTTCAAAGATTGCGAGGTTTTTCTACGAGTTTCACATCTGTCAGGACTTGTCGAAAAATAACAGAATCTCGCAAATGAGAGGTACGGTTTGCTGAACGGTCTCTACCGCAATGCTATAGGTTAACAGTCTATGCTACAAAAGAGGTGCCCGGTCAAAACTTTGCCTATTTTAAAATTGTCCAAAGTTCAGTATAAAGAATAAAGGAGAATTTTGTCATGGGTTGGCCATCATATTATGAGGATACTATAGAAGCGAGAGGTGAATCTAAAAGTTCCAACGAAGAAGCAATTCATAAATTCTTGGATAGAGCGGAAACTGCAGCCAAAAAAGTTCTAAGTCTTTCGGAAAATAATGATCCTGATTCGCAAAAACTTTTGGAGGCTATAAAGCATTATCGGTCTGATCGCAATTTCTTGGACAATAGTGAATGGAATTTAGAATTCATTTTTACTGCGGCACACTCGACACACTATAAACTCGGCAAGGTAAACTTTGAAGAAGGCAAGCTGGAGGAAGCGAAAAGCGCAGCAGAAGAAACCTTAAGACTCAGGGATGAATATCCACCTGCCCGGAAACTTTTGGCGGATATAAAGATGAGATATTACAACAATGGCAAGATTTACTTTAACCCTGAGGAATACACTCAAGCAATTTTTAAATTTCAAAAACAGATTGATTCAAACTGTGAACTTGCAAAGGAACTATTACAAAAGATAAAACAGAAACACAAAGAGCACGGCGATGACTATCGGAAGAAAAACGCGTTCACCAAAGCACTAAAATCCTACCAACAAGCAATACGCATTGACGATAAATACAAGGAAGCTCATCACAATCTCGGCATCCTTTATCGGAAGATGAAAAAATACGACGACGCGATAACAGCTTATCAGAAAGCAATAGCCATTGATGAAAGATCTCATGTAACCTATAGCGATTTCAGTTTCGTTTACCGCGAAATTGGTGAGACCGCTACAGCAGTAGACTTACTAAAGCGTGCAATCGCAATCAAACCAGATTATCAAAGATCATACTACAACCTTGCTGACACTTACTTTGAAATGGAAAATCTACAAGACGCAAGTGAAACAGTATTAGAGGCTTTAAGGCTTGATGATAATGATCAGAACACTCTAAAACTGCAAAAGAATATAGTGCACGCCTATTTAAAGCAGGGACGTGATTACTTCAGACAAGGCAATCTTACTGCAGCAGAAACCTCGGCAAAAGAGGCATTAACGCTCGATCCTAACTACCAACCTGCTCAAGAACTTCTGACAGAAATAAAAGATGCCCGTAATTGGTTGAAAGTAGGAGAGGCAAAGGTGCGAGGATTGGTCCGTTGGATAGTAAACCGTGTCGGGCTCTAAGGAAAATATAATAGGATACTGGACATCTGATCGACATTGACAATGCTGCTCAATTATCCAAACATTGAAACTCAAAAGTACAATTCGTACAGAGAAACATAAATGAACACACACCACACTTACGACACCATCGTTATCGGAGGCGGACCCGCCGGGAGTACTGTTGCGACACTTGTTGCCGAACAAGGATACCGCGTGCTTCTGCTTGAACGGGAAGCCGAACCGAAATTCAAAATCGGTGAGTCGTTGATTCCTGCCACATACTGGACCTTCAAACGGCTCGGTATGCTCGAAAAACTACGAGAAAGCCATTTCCCACAGAAATACAGTGTGCAGTTCTATTCACGCAGTGGCAAAGCCTCCAGTCCATTCTACTTTTTTCAAACCAATCCGCATGAAAGTGCTGTCACGTGGCAGGTCTTACGGAGCGAGTTTGACGAGATGCTCTTGGATAATGCCAAAGAGAAAGGCGTAGAAATTCATCAAGGAATCAGCGTGCGAGAGGTCCTTTTTGAGGGAAACACAGCAACCGGCGTTGTGACGCAGAATCCAAACGGCACGCATGAGACGCTTCAGGCAACCGTCATCGTCGATTCTACTGGACAGCGGTCTCTTATTGGAAGGCAGCTGAACCTGAATACGACAGAAGCAAACCTCAAAATGGCATCGCTCTTCACACACTATGAAGATGGACATAGAGACGAAGGCCTCGACGAGGGGGCGACACTCATCCTACACACCGAAGACAAAGACTCTTGGTTCTGGTCGATCCCACTTCCCTATAATCGAACGAGTATCGGGGTCGTCGGTGCGTTAGACTACCTCCTTCAAAACCGAAGAGATGCTAATGGCAAACTCAATACTCAGAAAATCTTCACCGAAGAACTTGAGAAATGCGCTCCATTGAAACAAAGACTCGAAGGTGCGAAGCAGCTTTTCCCGATCCAGACCACAAAAGATTTTTCCTACCGTGCCAGTCGTATCGCAGGCGATAATTGGGTATTAGTCGGCGATGCATTCGGATTCTTAGATCCCGTCTACTCGACCGGGCTGTTCTTGGCATTCAAATCCGGTGAGATGGCAGCAGATGTCATCATCGAAGCCTTTGAAAAAAATGATTTTTCCGAAGCACAACTCGGGAGTTTCGGGCCCGCGTTTGTGGAGGGAATGGAGGCATTTCGGAAACTTGTTTACGCTTTTTACACAAAGGAATTCAGTTTCGCGCGGTTCTTGTCAGAATACCCAGAGCATCAGGGAGGTATCGTCGATATTTTGAGTGGGGATGTGTTTAGGAAAGACGTAACGCACATTTTCCCAGCGATGGCAGAAATGTGTCCACTTCCACCTGAAGTGCCGCTCAGTTAGTCGGAATACGCATCATATCCAGAGGAGAATTTCATGAAATCAATCCTGTTCTATCTATCAATCATCTGTGTGATATTTGCCGTAGGGTGCGATAACGCCTCGAAACGCGACACCGCCCAAGGCGAAAAAAGTGATACAACTGCCAAGTTGGTGAACGATAGCACCTCAAAACGCCGCTTCGTCAGCGTCGGCACAGCTCCTGCTGGAGGAGCATTTTTCGTCGTCGGTTCCGCAATCGCTGAGGTCGTCGCTGGTAACGCACCGGAAGCAGATTGGGAAGTCACTGCCGAAGCCACCAAAGGCACACAAGAGAACATCCGTCGCATTGTAAGCGGTGAACTGGAATTCGCACTCGCCAACGCTGCAATCTCTTATTTCGCTGTGCGCGGCGAGGGTGCGTGGGAAACCGAATACACCATCCGTACCGTCATGACGCTTGCTCCAAATGTTGGTTTGTTTATTACATCACAGTCTTCAGGCATCCGTACGATTCAAGACTTTGCTGGAAAACGGATTGTCGTCGGACCGGCAGGCGCAGGCTTTGAGTATTTCCTGAAACCGATACTGGCAGCACATGGTATCACCTACGAAGACTTCACACCGATCAACAGCCACTACATCGGTGCGGTAGATCTATTAGCTGACGGTTCCGCTGCTGCGGCATTCATGGGTGGAGCAATCCCAACACCAGCCGTCACGCAAGCCAGCACATCCCAAAACATCTTTTTTATTCCGCTCGACGAAACAGCGAAACAGTCTCTCTTTGAAGATTATCCCTTCTTTAATGCGATAACTATCCCTGCGAACACCTACAAAGGACAGACGGAGCCGTTCGCCAGTATGAACGTAGGCGCAATGCATCTCATCACCGCCGAGAACGTAGATGAAAATATGGTTTACGAATTTACGAAAACCTTATATACACACCGAGCAGAGGTCGTCAAACGGCACGGTGCTGGCAAAGCGATTAATCCGAAAAACGTTGTCAAAGATACAGGCACGCCTTTCCATCCGGGTGCTATCCGTTTCTACCGCGAAATCGGTATTTGGAACGAATAAAAAAGTGCAACTTTTTTGTGGCTCGTTTGTAGTTAAGAATACGCGCATAGAGGGGCCGGAAATAGGGTTTTCTGAGTCAAGCAATATATTGACTGAGATGTCCCTTTTTCCGGTCAGCTTCGGTCTGAGGGAGATTATTCTCCTTTCAGACCGAAGTCTCTTCGCATTTCAAACATGAAGCCCTCAATAGTGAGGTAACACCTACAAATCATCCTCACAAAACAGAACAGATTTTCAATACCAGCCGCTTAACCTTTAGTCGCAGCAACGTCCTATCTCAATTCGTACAGAAAATCCAAATCATCACCCAAAATTTACTTAACATACGCTAAAAAAATACTTGACTTTAAAACGCTTTCTTTGTTATAATTGTAAAAATGCTTATTAAGGAGACTGGAAATGGAATTAACTTTTGAAAAAGATGACCTCCTGTATTCCCTACAAGTCTTACAAGGTGTCGCGAGCGGACGTACGACTTTACCCATTCTTTCAAATGTCCTCATCCAAGCCGCAGATGGGAAAATTGAGTGTGTCGCCACGGATTTAGAAGTCGGGATTAAGATGAAGGTGGAAGGTGTCATTCAAGAAGACGGCGCAATCACTGTCTCCGCTAAGAAGCTGGCAGACATCGTCAAGGAATTGCCCGTAGATAAAACAATACACCTCGCAACGACAGCAAACGACCGCGTCGAGATTACGTGCGGCGATGGCGTTTACAAGATTATCGGACTCCCGGACGAAGAATTTCCCCAATTGCCTTCTGTTGATGGACATTCACTAACAATCGAGGGAGAAACGCTGCGCGCTGTCCTCCGCAGAACCGAATTCGCGGCTGCGACAGAGGATGTGCGCTACTTCCTAAATGGTCTGTGTTTTAATTTTCTTCCTGACCGAACAGAAGTCGTCGCCACTGATGCGATAAGACTCGCACTCGCTTGCTGTGAACCGTTTCAGACACCGGAGAATGTAGAGAGCTTCATCGTTCCACTCAAAGCCGTTAAAGAGATTGAACGCACTTTTGCTGAATCCGATGAAGTGCAGGTCTCAATTTTTGAAAATCAGATTCTCTTCGCCGATGAGAACGCTACCTTAACGACACGGCTTGTAGAAGGGGATTACCCGCCATATCAGAAGCTCATCCCTGATTCGACAGTGGACAAGGCGGTTGTTCCTAAAGAACAGATTCTGCACGCGGCACGCCGAGTCGCATTGTTATCAAATCCAAAGACCTTTGCCGTCTGTTTGGAGATTGATACTGAACAGATTCAGATTTCAGCGAGGACCCCAGAATTAGGAGAGGCACACGAGACGCTTCCTGTAGAGTCGAGCACTGGACGCGTCCGGTTGGGGATTGATGCCCGCTTACTGATAGAGACACTGGCACACATCGAAACGGAATCAATCGCGATAGAGTTTACAGGCGCAGTAGCTCCTGTAGCCTTTAAACCGACCAATGAAGAAAGACATATTTGTCTGATAAATCCGATGCGTTTGGAATCTTAAAAGTGCTGTAGTAGCCAACCCGAAACATTGCAGTTCCACTGTAGGAACAGAGACATTTTTTTTACAGTACAGTGAAGGGCACGCCACCTTGCGTGCCCTTCACTTTTCTACAGATGCATCCAAAAAATATTTCTCAAAAAACTTGACAACGTTTCTGTTTTATGGTATTATTATATACCTGATGCCGAGATAGCTCAGTCGGTAGAGCAGAGGACTGAAAATCCTTGTGTCGGCAGTTCGATTCTGCCTCTCGGCATTTCAATTTGCCAAGCCGGTGTAGCTCAGTGGAAGAGCAACTGATTCGTAATCAGTAGGTCGGAGGTTCAAATCCTCTCATCGGCTCTTCTATCCGCCCGATATTAACAAATTGACAACCCCGGATCCGTTTCTTACGCTTACCCCATTCGTCTGAAAATTGTGGGATCATGTCGATGAATTATACCGCACTACTAAACGCATTAAAGGATATACTCCCTCTTTTACCGCAGAGTGTTCAAAGATTGATGCCTCCACTACTAAACGCATTAAAGTTTATATTTCCTCGTTTACCGCAGAGTGTTCAAAGATTGATGCCTGGATTCTTAGCATTTCTGCCTCTGGCACTTGAAGTTGCTAAACTCCTGTACAAACATCGCCAAGAAATCAGAGATACTATTGAGAATCTAACCGAGCGCACTTCAACGCAAACTAAACAGGTGAGTGATAGCATCGCAATGACTGTTCCGCGTTTGCCAAAGAGGGTAGGTCGAAAGTTGCATCGTTGGTTGGAATATTTGCCCTTCACACTTGAACTTGCTAAAGCATCTTATGAAAAGAACAGCCAAAAAGTCCGTAGTTTAACAACGCCGCTCCCAAGCAAGGTTA from Candidatus Poribacteria bacterium carries:
- a CDS encoding type II toxin-antitoxin system VapC family toxin → MLHNEKQYTVYIETSIPSFYYTLRRDLESRAMQSWTQKWWVQYADQFTLVSSIVVINELSDGTSEKTQDRINLVKDLEMLSVTTEIDQIAQTYIDRLIMPQDMFGDAHHVALASFYNVDALLTWNYKHIANLNKIYRIRQINQELDLPTPELATPLNYLGVDD
- a CDS encoding tetratricopeptide repeat protein, with amino-acid sequence MGWPSYYEDTIEARGESKSSNEEAIHKFLDRAETAAKKVLSLSENNDPDSQKLLEAIKHYRSDRNFLDNSEWNLEFIFTAAHSTHYKLGKVNFEEGKLEEAKSAAEETLRLRDEYPPARKLLADIKMRYYNNGKIYFNPEEYTQAIFKFQKQIDSNCELAKELLQKIKQKHKEHGDDYRKKNAFTKALKSYQQAIRIDDKYKEAHHNLGILYRKMKKYDDAITAYQKAIAIDERSHVTYSDFSFVYREIGETATAVDLLKRAIAIKPDYQRSYYNLADTYFEMENLQDASETVLEALRLDDNDQNTLKLQKNIVHAYLKQGRDYFRQGNLTAAETSAKEALTLDPNYQPAQELLTEIKDARNWLKVGEAKVRGLVRWIVNRVGL
- a CDS encoding NAD(P)/FAD-dependent oxidoreductase is translated as MNTHHTYDTIVIGGGPAGSTVATLVAEQGYRVLLLEREAEPKFKIGESLIPATYWTFKRLGMLEKLRESHFPQKYSVQFYSRSGKASSPFYFFQTNPHESAVTWQVLRSEFDEMLLDNAKEKGVEIHQGISVREVLFEGNTATGVVTQNPNGTHETLQATVIVDSTGQRSLIGRQLNLNTTEANLKMASLFTHYEDGHRDEGLDEGATLILHTEDKDSWFWSIPLPYNRTSIGVVGALDYLLQNRRDANGKLNTQKIFTEELEKCAPLKQRLEGAKQLFPIQTTKDFSYRASRIAGDNWVLVGDAFGFLDPVYSTGLFLAFKSGEMAADVIIEAFEKNDFSEAQLGSFGPAFVEGMEAFRKLVYAFYTKEFSFARFLSEYPEHQGGIVDILSGDVFRKDVTHIFPAMAEMCPLPPEVPLS
- a CDS encoding TAXI family TRAP transporter solute-binding subunit, producing the protein MKSILFYLSIICVIFAVGCDNASKRDTAQGEKSDTTAKLVNDSTSKRRFVSVGTAPAGGAFFVVGSAIAEVVAGNAPEADWEVTAEATKGTQENIRRIVSGELEFALANAAISYFAVRGEGAWETEYTIRTVMTLAPNVGLFITSQSSGIRTIQDFAGKRIVVGPAGAGFEYFLKPILAAHGITYEDFTPINSHYIGAVDLLADGSAAAAFMGGAIPTPAVTQASTSQNIFFIPLDETAKQSLFEDYPFFNAITIPANTYKGQTEPFASMNVGAMHLITAENVDENMVYEFTKTLYTHRAEVVKRHGAGKAINPKNVVKDTGTPFHPGAIRFYREIGIWNE
- the dnaN gene encoding DNA polymerase III subunit beta, translated to MELTFEKDDLLYSLQVLQGVASGRTTLPILSNVLIQAADGKIECVATDLEVGIKMKVEGVIQEDGAITVSAKKLADIVKELPVDKTIHLATTANDRVEITCGDGVYKIIGLPDEEFPQLPSVDGHSLTIEGETLRAVLRRTEFAAATEDVRYFLNGLCFNFLPDRTEVVATDAIRLALACCEPFQTPENVESFIVPLKAVKEIERTFAESDEVQVSIFENQILFADENATLTTRLVEGDYPPYQKLIPDSTVDKAVVPKEQILHAARRVALLSNPKTFAVCLEIDTEQIQISARTPELGEAHETLPVESSTGRVRLGIDARLLIETLAHIETESIAIEFTGAVAPVAFKPTNEERHICLINPMRLES